In candidate division KSB1 bacterium, the DNA window GTCAGCCAGCTGCCGCTCGCAGAACAGGCGCAACCGCTCTATGCACCGCCTTATGGCTTCCACCAGCCCTTCCGGCACTCGCGCAAAAGCTCCCTGGATCTCCTCTTTCTCCACCCAAAAGCTCTCAAGCCGAACGCCGTCGTAGCGCAGCGTCAGGGCACGCACGGCAGCGTCGCCATGGCGCCTCACCTCCTCGAGCAGGGGCCGCACATCTTGGGCCAGCCCCCAGGGGCGCTGATAGAAGCTCTCGCCAAGTTGCTCTGCATGCACGATACGCATCAATTCTCCTTGCTCGTGTTTGCCTGAGGCCGGCTGGAGAGACGCCGCCGGCGGAGCTCGCCGAACACCTCTTCCAGCGGAACCTTTTCCCTGGCCAAGAGCACCGTCAGGAAGTAGAGCACATCTGCTGCTTCCCAGACTATCTCGTCACGGGTTTTTGCGTCGACAACTTCCCCGGCCTCCTCGAGCAGCTTCGCCCGCACCTCGGCGTCAGAGAGACCAGCCGTGTACGAGCCGGGCGTGGGATTCGTCAATCTGCTCAGAATCACCTCCTGGAGCTCCTCCAATGAGAAGTGCCGCCCGCCAAAGCAGCTATAGTTTCCGGTATGACAGGCCGCGCCCTGCTGAGACACGGTGAAGAGTAACGCGTCGCGGTCGCAGTCCATCCGCGCACGCAGCAAGCGCTGCACGTTGCCGGAGCTCTCCCCTTTCATCCAGACCTTCTGCCGGGAACGGGAATAGTAGCAGGCGTTGCCGGTCGCAAAGGTGCGCTCCAGGGATTCGCGAGTGCTGTACGCCGGCATCAGCACCTGCCCGGAGGGGTCGCAGGCAATAGTGGGCACCAGGCCAGAGTCCCAATTCACCGCCGCGCTGAACGCCTCAGGCAGGCTCATGGCACCTGTGTAAATGGCCATGCCCAGTTGCACATGTGCGTTCAAGGCCGAGATGCGGGCCACTTCATCGGACGAGGCGATGCCACCGGCGACGGTAACCGGCATGTGCGCCCTCGCCACGACCTGGCGCACAAGTTCAAGATCAGTGCCCCGCATCAGGCCCTCGCGCTCCACGCAGGTGAACAGGAGCTCCCCTGCGTGGGGTCCCAACAGCTCGACGACCTCTGTCACCCTCAGCCCGGTGCGGTGGCCCCAACCCTTGGTGACCACCTCGCCGTCGTAGGCGTCCACGGCGACGATGACCTTCTCCCTGCCTACCGCCTGGCCAAGCTCCCCCAAGAAGGCCTCATCTACTCCTGTGGAGGTGAAGGCCCTGGTGCCCACGATGACCTTCCGCGCCCCGGCGCCGATGGCCTGGAGCGCCTTCTCCACGGAGCGCACGCCGCCGCCCACGCGACAGTCGGCCACCGCGCAAAGTTGCCGCACCAACGATTCGTTGTCGCCGGTCCCAAAAGCAGCGTCCAGATCGATGACCGCCACCTCCCCGTAGCGGTCAAACTCCCTGGCCAGGGCAATTGGATCATCGCGTTCCAACTCTTTGTCTCGCCCCTGACGGAGCTGCACGGCCTTTCCCTTGCTGAGGTCGATAGAGGGGATGATCATCGGATGGGCACACCTCGTGCTTTCAGATACTGCTTGATATCCGCAACGGTAAACTCCTGATAGTGGAGGAGGGAGGCAACCAGCACGGCGTCCGCATGTCCTTCCGCCACCGCCTGGTAGACTTGCTCCAACGCGCCCGCCCCTCCTGAGGCGATGACAGGTATTGACACCGCATCAGCCACTTGCCGCGTCAGTTCCACATCGTACCCGAGGCGCGTGCCATCCCTGTCGATGGAGTTCAGCAAAATCTCCCCGGCGCCGCGTCTTTCTGCCTCCTGCGCCCAGGCCAGGGCATCGATGCCGGTGTCGATCCTCCCCCCTTTGGCAAAAGCGTGCCAGCCTTGCCCCACCCGCTTGGCGTCGATGGACACAACGATGCACTGGGAGCCGAAGCGCGCCGCGCCCTCAATGATGAGCTCGGGCCTCTCCAAGGCTGCAGTGCAGATGGCTACCTTGTCGCCCCCGGCGTTCAGAATGTCCCGCATGTCTGCAATGGTTCGAATGCCCCCGCCGACGGTGAGCGGCACAAACACCGAGTCGGAGACGCGTTCCACCACCTCGACCATGGTGCGCCGACTCCGGTAGCTGGCGGCGACGTCCAGCAGGACGATTTCGTCGGCGCCCTGTTCGTTGTACATCATTGCCAGCGCCACCGGGTCGCCGGCGCGGCGCAGCTGCGTGAACCTGACTCCCTTCACCACCTGCCCATCTTCCACGTCCAGGCAGGGGATGATGCGCACGGTCAGCATCGTGGTTCTTTCACAGGAACTTGCAGATTCCACATTAGTGAAAAACAGCCAAAGGGCCT includes these proteins:
- the hisI gene encoding phosphoribosyl-AMP cyclohydrolase, with the translated sequence MIIPSIDLSKGKAVQLRQGRDKELERDDPIALAREFDRYGEVAVIDLDAAFGTGDNESLVRQLCAVADCRVGGGVRSVEKALQAIGAGARKVIVGTRAFTSTGVDEAFLGELGQAVGREKVIVAVDAYDGEVVTKGWGHRTGLRVTEVVELLGPHAGELLFTCVEREGLMRGTDLELVRQVVARAHMPVTVAGGIASSDEVARISALNAHVQLGMAIYTGAMSLPEAFSAAVNWDSGLVPTIACDPSGQVLMPAYSTRESLERTFATGNACYYSRSRQKVWMKGESSGNVQRLLRARMDCDRDALLFTVSQQGAACHTGNYSCFGGRHFSLEELQEVILSRLTNPTPGSYTAGLSDAEVRAKLLEEAGEVVDAKTRDEIVWEAADVLYFLTVLLAREKVPLEEVFGELRRRRLSSRPQANTSKEN
- the hisF gene encoding imidazole glycerol phosphate synthase subunit HisF; the encoded protein is MLTVRIIPCLDVEDGQVVKGVRFTQLRRAGDPVALAMMYNEQGADEIVLLDVAASYRSRRTMVEVVERVSDSVFVPLTVGGGIRTIADMRDILNAGGDKVAICTAALERPELIIEGAARFGSQCIVVSIDAKRVGQGWHAFAKGGRIDTGIDALAWAQEAERRGAGEILLNSIDRDGTRLGYDVELTRQVADAVSIPVIASGGAGALEQVYQAVAEGHADAVLVASLLHYQEFTVADIKQYLKARGVPIR